The Leclercia sp. S52 genome has a segment encoding these proteins:
- a CDS encoding toxin YdaT domain-containing protein, translated as MQSLTYQQNIGFSPGVMINRAQQKQEDNHDAIRNAIRSWAASQGQDVVTMLIVNEYREQGGVDITFPEDLSRQRQKLFRFLDNRFDSEQYRENVRQLTPAIMAVLPIEYRTKLVGADCKLTRLAEAEKEVSEAKQAVMLDAPEHQKLKEVSEGIAAMFRLMPDQVGPLMTMVTSMLGVM; from the coding sequence ATGCAATCACTTACTTATCAACAGAATATCGGATTTTCGCCCGGCGTGATGATAAATCGCGCTCAGCAAAAACAGGAAGATAACCACGACGCGATCCGCAATGCGATTCGCTCATGGGCAGCTTCTCAGGGGCAGGACGTGGTGACGATGCTGATCGTCAATGAGTACCGGGAGCAGGGCGGGGTGGATATCACCTTCCCGGAAGACTTAAGCAGGCAGCGTCAGAAGCTGTTCCGCTTCCTCGATAACCGGTTTGACTCCGAGCAGTACCGCGAGAACGTGCGCCAGCTGACACCGGCAATCATGGCCGTTCTGCCGATTGAGTACCGCACAAAGCTGGTTGGCGCTGACTGCAAGCTGACACGTCTGGCTGAGGCTGAAAAGGAAGTATCGGAAGCTAAGCAGGCCGTCATGCTGGACGCGCCAGAGCATCAGAAGCTGAAAGAGGTAAGCGAGGGTATAGCTGCCATGTTCCGCCTCATGCCGGACCAGGTAGGCCCGCTGATGACGATGGTCACCTCAATGCTGGGAGTTATGTGA
- a CDS encoding site-specific integrase, with protein MPIYKRGKNYWVDISAPDGTRVRHSAGTEEKAKAKEYHDKLKHELWSESRLDKRKEHLFEEIIILALKDAEDQTLYGSKKGYAKYWLAVFKGRAITSIKGEEIARKMPTHSQHKSRYPLENGTINRYRAFIVRAFSLALKHGWIDHRPYVPELREPKVRVKWMRKWQARDLIDAIQSDLLRRIVSFALLTGARRGEILSLKWENVDTENRNAMVTAENAKSGRARALPLNDEAIRILRECDMSCEYVFSVNGERLKDIERKEFNRALEAAQIPDFRFHDLRHTWASWHIQNGTPLMMLKEMGGWETLEMVKKYAHLSAEHLNKFVDSVTFLTHEDELKIRRTKNKRATG; from the coding sequence ATGCCGATCTACAAAAGAGGGAAAAACTACTGGGTTGATATCTCAGCTCCAGATGGAACGCGAGTTAGACATTCTGCTGGCACCGAAGAAAAGGCAAAAGCGAAGGAGTACCACGACAAGCTGAAGCATGAGCTGTGGAGTGAGTCGCGTCTGGATAAAAGGAAGGAACATCTGTTTGAGGAGATCATCATTCTGGCCCTCAAGGATGCAGAAGACCAGACGCTGTACGGCTCGAAAAAGGGATATGCAAAATACTGGCTGGCAGTGTTTAAAGGCCGGGCGATAACCAGCATCAAGGGCGAAGAAATAGCCAGAAAGATGCCTACTCATTCGCAGCATAAATCTCGGTACCCTCTGGAGAACGGAACCATCAACCGATACCGGGCTTTCATCGTGCGAGCGTTTTCTCTGGCGTTGAAGCATGGGTGGATTGACCACCGCCCATACGTGCCGGAATTGAGAGAGCCAAAGGTGCGGGTGAAATGGATGAGGAAGTGGCAGGCCAGGGATCTGATTGATGCCATCCAGTCTGACCTGCTGAGGAGAATCGTCTCTTTTGCCCTGCTTACCGGAGCGCGGCGCGGAGAGATACTTTCTCTGAAGTGGGAAAATGTCGATACGGAAAATCGCAATGCTATGGTCACCGCTGAGAATGCAAAATCAGGCCGGGCAAGAGCGTTACCCTTGAACGATGAAGCGATCAGGATTTTACGCGAATGCGACATGTCCTGTGAGTACGTCTTCTCGGTTAATGGTGAACGGTTGAAAGATATCGAACGGAAAGAGTTTAACCGGGCACTTGAGGCCGCACAAATCCCTGACTTCCGTTTTCACGATTTACGTCATACCTGGGCAAGTTGGCACATCCAGAACGGAACGCCTCTGATGATGTTGAAAGAGATGGGTGGATGGGAAACTCTGGAGATGGTGAAAAAATACGCTCACCTGAGTGCCGAGCATCTTAATAAATTCGTCGATTCCGTCACGTTTTTGACACACGAAGATGAACTAAAAATAAGGAGAACGAAAAACAAACGCGCAACTGGCTGA
- a CDS encoding HNH endonuclease signature motif containing protein, with amino-acid sequence MARQFSTQKRLSVFTKSSGKCAYCGNTLSIESMHIDHIKPKKRGGNNDLGNLNGSCRPCNTAKGDRDLDDYRLHMMIKKSEFSGVITFKQWQDLNERGVLINLPIHLFNFEVESL; translated from the coding sequence ATGGCTCGTCAATTTTCCACGCAGAAGAGGCTATCTGTTTTCACTAAGTCCTCTGGCAAGTGCGCTTATTGCGGCAACACCCTCTCAATCGAAAGCATGCACATTGATCATATCAAGCCGAAGAAGCGCGGTGGGAATAATGATCTCGGCAATCTTAATGGCTCCTGCCGCCCATGTAATACAGCGAAGGGTGACAGAGATTTAGATGACTACCGCCTGCACATGATGATTAAAAAATCTGAATTCAGTGGCGTGATCACCTTCAAGCAATGGCAGGACCTCAATGAAAGAGGGGTGCTAATTAACCTCCCGATCCACTTATTTAACTTTGAGGTTGAGTCCTTATGA
- a CDS encoding Cro/Cl family transcriptional regulator: MNEVTFGAVIKSVRVSVVAEVCGLTPKAIYKWIERGSLPRTEFTGETEYADKIARASGGKYSAAQIRRIGKQQFVM; encoded by the coding sequence ATGAACGAAGTTACGTTTGGAGCCGTTATCAAATCAGTTCGCGTGTCTGTTGTGGCTGAGGTTTGCGGACTTACGCCCAAAGCCATTTATAAATGGATTGAGCGTGGTTCTCTGCCGCGTACCGAGTTTACAGGAGAAACCGAGTACGCGGACAAGATCGCCAGAGCATCAGGCGGCAAGTACTCAGCAGCACAGATTCGTCGTATCGGTAAGCAGCAATTTGTTATGTAA
- a CDS encoding helix-turn-helix transcriptional regulator, translating into MTELIVQSTTNIVELMVQSKERESFSQRLALACDKAGIPVYGRQAEIAGRLKITPKAVSKWFNGESVPRPPLMERLATLLGTTAQYLYGYTDNDSINSDHYKRASGVYRVDVLDVQASAGPGTMITNEFVEKIRAIEYTTEQARSMFNGRPQESVKVVTVNGDSMEGTINPGDEIFVDISVNHFDGDGIYVFVFGRSLHVKRLQMLKNRLAVISDNPAYERWFIENNEEDQLFVMAKVLIRQSIDLRRFG; encoded by the coding sequence ATGACGGAACTGATAGTACAGTCAACAACGAATATAGTTGAACTTATGGTTCAATCAAAAGAGCGTGAAAGTTTCTCGCAAAGGCTTGCGCTGGCCTGTGATAAGGCGGGAATCCCGGTTTATGGTCGCCAGGCTGAGATAGCTGGCCGTCTGAAGATAACCCCAAAGGCTGTAAGCAAGTGGTTTAATGGCGAGTCTGTGCCAAGGCCACCACTAATGGAGAGGCTTGCTACGTTACTTGGAACAACAGCCCAATACCTGTATGGATATACAGATAATGATAGTATAAACTCAGATCATTATAAGCGGGCATCGGGTGTGTATCGCGTTGATGTTCTTGATGTCCAAGCCAGTGCGGGGCCAGGGACAATGATCACAAATGAGTTTGTTGAAAAGATAAGAGCTATTGAATACACGACCGAACAGGCGCGTTCTATGTTCAATGGCAGGCCACAAGAAAGCGTCAAAGTAGTGACTGTTAATGGCGATAGCATGGAGGGGACGATAAATCCTGGGGATGAGATTTTCGTAGACATCTCTGTAAATCACTTCGATGGCGATGGGATTTATGTTTTCGTCTTTGGCCGTTCTCTGCATGTTAAAAGATTGCAAATGCTCAAGAACCGGCTTGCTGTCATTTCAGACAACCCAGCATACGAACGTTGGTTCATAGAAAATAACGAAGAAGATCAGCTGTTTGTTATGGCAAAAGTACTTATACGCCAATCTATAGACCTTCGCAGATTCGGATAG
- a CDS encoding ubiquitin carboxyl-hydrolase, producing the protein MSKATKAKTGRPSDYLPEVAADICSLLADGESLRKVCDRPGMPNKATVFRWLAQHEEFRDQYAKATETRADAIFEEMFDIADDVPAEAAEVAKARLRIDTRKWAIARMNPKKYGDKVSQEIDHKSSDGSMATKPTTIHLLPVEPKS; encoded by the coding sequence ATGAGCAAGGCGACCAAAGCTAAAACTGGCCGCCCTTCTGATTATTTACCAGAGGTGGCTGCTGACATCTGTTCACTGCTTGCCGATGGGGAAAGTCTGCGCAAAGTTTGCGATCGCCCCGGCATGCCTAATAAGGCAACAGTGTTCCGCTGGCTGGCTCAGCACGAAGAGTTTCGCGACCAATACGCGAAAGCCACTGAGACGCGCGCCGACGCTATTTTCGAAGAGATGTTCGATATTGCGGATGATGTGCCAGCAGAGGCGGCAGAAGTAGCCAAAGCCCGCCTGCGTATCGATACTCGCAAATGGGCGATAGCTCGAATGAACCCGAAGAAGTACGGCGACAAAGTCAGCCAGGAAATTGACCATAAATCATCTGATGGCAGCATGGCGACGAAGCCTACAACGATTCATCTGCTGCCTGTTG
- a CDS encoding recombination protein NinG has product MRKPARRKCKVCNEWFIPQYDNVRWCCPAHGAIYALELRAKQKVKEAAKRIKDERRKEQESRRSHAERRRAVKPISHWMQMTQRAVNDWRRTTLLAAGYGCISCGTKTAFAWHAGHYRTTAAAPQLRFNPDNIWLQCSACNVHKSGNIEAYRAALVELIGEENVLALESNNETHRYTREELDGIRADARAKLRALKQQEAA; this is encoded by the coding sequence ATGCGTAAGCCAGCCCGCCGCAAGTGCAAAGTATGCAACGAGTGGTTCATCCCCCAGTACGACAACGTCCGTTGGTGCTGCCCGGCTCACGGCGCTATCTATGCCCTGGAGCTGCGAGCTAAGCAGAAGGTGAAAGAGGCAGCCAAGCGCATCAAGGATGAGCGCCGGAAGGAGCAGGAATCGCGCCGGAGCCACGCAGAACGACGCCGGGCAGTTAAGCCGATCAGCCACTGGATGCAGATGACTCAGCGCGCTGTCAACGACTGGCGGCGCACTACGCTGCTGGCTGCCGGGTATGGCTGCATCTCATGCGGAACAAAGACCGCCTTTGCATGGCATGCCGGCCACTACCGCACCACAGCCGCCGCCCCGCAGCTCCGCTTTAACCCGGACAATATCTGGCTGCAGTGCTCAGCCTGTAACGTTCATAAGTCAGGAAATATCGAGGCCTACAGAGCTGCGCTGGTTGAGCTGATCGGCGAAGAAAATGTGCTGGCGCTCGAATCCAATAACGAAACCCACCGTTACACCCGCGAAGAACTGGACGGCATCCGCGCCGATGCCAGGGCTAAGCTTCGCGCCCTCAAACAGCAGGAGGCAGCATGA
- a CDS encoding NinE family protein, whose amino-acid sequence MASPLARIITNEIYRVRTRRKRKPELKPSEIPTLKGYTARLVDQKWLRLAARRNHA is encoded by the coding sequence GTGGCTAGTCCTCTTGCTCGCATTATCACAAATGAAATCTACCGCGTCCGTACTCGCCGCAAGCGTAAGCCGGAACTCAAGCCATCCGAAATCCCAACCCTCAAGGGCTACACCGCCCGTCTCGTCGATCAGAAATGGCTGCGCCTGGCAGCAAGGAGAAATCATGCGTGA
- a CDS encoding glycoside hydrolase family protein: MSQIIPILNFEEGYREKPYRDTLGYPTIAGGIKIGPKGAALSNYTFTVPRRVGDVWKEVFVENTITEMQLRPAIISALKSCNDARRDVLISMAYQMGVPGLAGFKNTLAMISEGNFDGASRGMLNSLWAKQTPERAQRHAEVMRSGSYDIYKGLI, from the coding sequence GTGAGCCAGATTATCCCCATCCTCAACTTTGAGGAAGGCTATCGGGAAAAGCCATACCGAGACACTCTTGGATATCCCACTATTGCCGGCGGCATTAAGATCGGCCCCAAAGGCGCAGCACTTTCCAATTACACCTTCACCGTACCGCGCAGGGTTGGCGACGTGTGGAAAGAGGTATTTGTCGAGAACACTATCACCGAGATGCAACTGCGACCGGCAATCATCAGCGCACTGAAGAGTTGCAATGATGCCCGCCGGGATGTGCTGATTAGCATGGCATACCAAATGGGCGTTCCCGGCCTCGCTGGTTTCAAAAACACTCTCGCTATGATCTCCGAAGGAAACTTCGACGGCGCCTCACGCGGCATGCTCAACAGCCTGTGGGCTAAGCAAACACCAGAACGCGCTCAGCGCCATGCTGAGGTGATGCGATCTGGTAGCTATGACATCTACAAAGGCCTCATCTGA
- a CDS encoding Rha family transcriptional regulator, which produces MNYPTVINGIDFRDLIFVANNDPVTDSFMVAKAFGKLSKNVVRDIERTIDACPPEFDTKLNFELCYKNNELQNGKPQKFYRLRKDGLMLLVMSYTKKEAMRIKIAYINAFNWMYAMLQIGQRQFEEERNAVMLEFMKEKDVASMSGRLLNRWGRVKKPILLAKIERLEKQGQIPLPGFTKAITE; this is translated from the coding sequence ATGAACTACCCAACAGTCATTAACGGCATCGATTTCCGCGATCTGATTTTTGTGGCAAACAACGATCCGGTTACAGATTCTTTCATGGTGGCAAAAGCATTTGGCAAGCTATCGAAAAACGTAGTCCGCGATATTGAAAGGACTATTGATGCTTGCCCGCCGGAGTTTGATACAAAGCTCAACTTTGAGCTTTGCTATAAAAACAATGAGTTACAGAATGGTAAGCCGCAGAAATTCTACCGTCTCCGCAAAGATGGATTAATGCTTCTGGTGATGTCCTATACCAAGAAGGAAGCTATGCGAATCAAGATTGCATACATCAATGCTTTCAACTGGATGTACGCAATGCTTCAGATTGGCCAGCGCCAGTTTGAGGAAGAGCGAAACGCGGTCATGCTGGAGTTCATGAAAGAGAAAGACGTAGCGAGTATGTCCGGGCGTCTGCTCAATCGCTGGGGAAGGGTGAAAAAGCCTATCCTGCTGGCGAAAATTGAACGACTTGAAAAGCAGGGGCAGATACCGCTGCCGGGATTCACCAAAGCAATTACTGAATAG
- a CDS encoding recombination protein NinB, whose translation MKQQFLLRNTNIRANAINAINQLQLDEKRPVVIEIKEMTRSIDQNSKLWAILGDISSQVEWHGRKLSSESWKHIFTAALVKQEVVPNLAGDGFVVLGQSTSKMTVGQMRDLIELIHAFGAERNVRWGDESRLAMEWASRFGGARG comes from the coding sequence ATGAAACAGCAATTCCTCCTCCGTAACACCAACATCCGCGCCAATGCCATCAATGCGATTAACCAGTTGCAGCTCGACGAGAAGCGCCCGGTCGTCATCGAGATAAAAGAGATGACCCGCTCCATCGACCAGAATTCCAAGCTTTGGGCAATTTTGGGCGACATCAGCAGCCAGGTTGAATGGCATGGCCGCAAGCTCTCATCTGAGAGTTGGAAGCATATCTTCACCGCCGCGCTGGTAAAGCAGGAAGTCGTGCCGAACTTAGCCGGTGATGGCTTCGTGGTACTGGGCCAGTCAACCAGCAAGATGACCGTCGGCCAGATGCGTGACCTCATCGAGCTGATTCACGCCTTTGGTGCTGAGCGTAACGTCCGCTGGGGCGATGAATCCCGCCTGGCTATGGAATGGGCTTCCCGCTTCGGAGGTGCCCGTGGCTAG
- the minD gene encoding septum site-determining protein MinD, whose product MARIIVVTSGKGGVGKTTSSAAIATGLAQKGKKTVVIDFDIGLRNLDLIMGCERRVVYDFVNVIQGDATLNQAMIKDKRTDNLYILPASQTRDKDALTREGVEKVLDELKKMEFDFVVCDSPAGIETGALMALYFADEAIITTNPEVSSVRDSDRILGILASKSRRAENGEEPIKEHLLLTRYNPGRVNKGDMLSMEDVLEILRIKLVGVIPEDQSVLRASNQGEPVILDANADAGKAYADTVDRLLGEERPFRFIEEEKKGFLKRLFGG is encoded by the coding sequence ATGGCACGCATTATTGTTGTTACTTCGGGTAAAGGAGGCGTTGGCAAGACCACCTCCAGCGCGGCCATCGCTACTGGTTTGGCCCAGAAGGGAAAGAAAACCGTCGTTATCGATTTCGATATCGGCCTGCGTAACCTTGACCTGATTATGGGTTGTGAACGCCGTGTGGTGTACGATTTTGTGAACGTGATTCAGGGTGACGCCACGCTGAATCAGGCAATGATTAAAGATAAACGTACCGACAATCTCTATATTCTTCCCGCTTCACAGACGCGCGACAAGGATGCGCTGACCCGTGAAGGCGTGGAAAAGGTGCTCGATGAGCTGAAAAAGATGGAGTTCGATTTCGTGGTCTGCGATTCACCGGCAGGCATCGAAACCGGCGCGCTGATGGCGCTCTACTTCGCCGATGAAGCGATCATCACCACCAACCCGGAAGTGTCGTCCGTGCGCGACTCCGACCGTATTTTAGGGATCCTCGCCTCGAAATCCCGCCGTGCGGAAAATGGCGAAGAACCGATTAAAGAGCACCTGCTGCTGACCCGTTATAATCCGGGTCGTGTCAATAAAGGTGATATGCTGAGTATGGAAGACGTGCTCGAGATCCTGCGCATCAAACTGGTTGGCGTTATCCCGGAAGATCAATCCGTGCTGCGCGCCTCTAACCAGGGTGAACCGGTTATCCTCGACGCTAACGCAGACGCCGGTAAAGCGTATGCGGACACGGTAGATCGTCTGCTCGGAGAAGAACGTCCTTTCCGCTTCATCGAAGAAGAGAAGAAAGGTTTCCTCAAACGCCTGTTCGGAGGATAA
- the minE gene encoding cell division topological specificity factor MinE, producing the protein MALLDFFLSRKKSTANIAKERLQIIVAERRRSDAEPHYLPQLRKDILEVICKYVQIDPEMVTVQLEQKDGDISILELNVTLPEAEESRS; encoded by the coding sequence ATGGCATTACTGGACTTTTTTCTCTCGCGGAAAAAAAGCACCGCCAACATCGCAAAAGAGCGTCTGCAGATCATCGTGGCAGAACGCCGCCGCAGCGACGCGGAACCGCATTACCTGCCGCAGCTGCGTAAAGACATTCTGGAAGTGATCTGCAAGTACGTGCAGATTGACCCGGAAATGGTGACCGTACAGCTGGAGCAAAAGGACGGGGATATCTCGATTCTGGAGCTCAACGTGACCCTGCCGGAAGCGGAAGAGTCACGTTCGTAA
- the rnd gene encoding ribonuclease D, producing MNYQMITTNDELASLCDVTRDAPAIALDTEFVRTRTYYPQLGLIQMYDGKNVSLIDPLGITDWAPMRALLLDTAITKYLHAGSEDLEVFLNTFGIMPEPLIDTQILAAFAGRPLSWGFAAMVEEYTGLAIDKSESRTDWLARPLTERQLDYAAADVFYLLPIAGQLMKEAEASGWLPAALNECRMTQLRRQETTDPKEAWRDISNAWQLRTRQLACLQLLAEWRLRKARERDLAVNFVVREEHLWAVARYMPGSLGELDSIGLSGSEIRFHGKTLLALVAKAQELPEEALPQPLLNLMDMPGYRKAFKAIKALVQEVAAESKVSAELLASRRQINQLLNAHWKLKPQNGTPELVAGWRGELMADRLNTLLEAYPQ from the coding sequence TTGAATTACCAGATGATCACCACCAACGACGAGCTGGCTTCGCTGTGCGATGTCACCCGTGACGCACCCGCCATCGCGCTGGATACCGAGTTTGTCCGTACCCGCACCTATTACCCGCAGCTGGGTCTGATCCAGATGTATGACGGAAAAAATGTGTCGCTTATCGACCCGCTGGGGATCACCGACTGGGCGCCGATGCGCGCGCTGCTGCTGGATACCGCCATCACCAAATATCTGCATGCCGGAAGTGAAGATCTGGAAGTTTTCCTCAATACCTTCGGCATCATGCCGGAGCCGCTGATCGACACCCAGATCCTCGCCGCCTTTGCCGGCCGCCCGCTGTCATGGGGCTTTGCCGCTATGGTGGAAGAGTACACCGGCCTGGCGATCGACAAGAGTGAATCCCGCACCGACTGGCTGGCACGCCCGCTGACCGAACGCCAGCTCGACTACGCCGCGGCGGATGTGTTCTATCTGCTGCCGATCGCCGGTCAGCTGATGAAAGAGGCCGAAGCCTCCGGCTGGCTGCCTGCCGCCCTGAATGAGTGCCGGATGACGCAGCTGCGTCGTCAGGAGACCACCGATCCGAAAGAGGCGTGGCGCGACATCAGCAACGCCTGGCAGCTGCGCACCCGCCAGCTGGCCTGTCTGCAGCTTCTGGCCGAGTGGCGCCTGCGTAAGGCGCGCGAGCGCGACCTGGCGGTGAACTTTGTGGTGCGTGAAGAGCATCTGTGGGCCGTGGCGCGTTACATGCCGGGTAGCCTGGGTGAACTGGACAGCATCGGCCTTTCTGGTTCGGAGATCCGCTTCCACGGTAAGACCCTGCTGGCGCTGGTAGCAAAAGCGCAGGAGCTGCCGGAAGAGGCATTGCCGCAGCCGCTGTTGAACCTGATGGATATGCCGGGTTATCGCAAAGCGTTTAAGGCGATTAAAGCCCTGGTGCAGGAAGTGGCAGCGGAGAGCAAAGTCAGCGCCGAGCTGCTGGCCTCACGTCGTCAGATCAACCAGCTGCTTAACGCGCACTGGAAACTGAAACCGCAGAACGGTACGCCGGAACTGGTGGCAGGCTGGCGCGGGGAACTGATGGCCGATCGCCTGAACACGCTACTGGAAGCGTATCCGCAGTAA
- a CDS encoding DUF551 domain-containing protein, translating into MAKLTKEFMQDIISGNGFGVAPSAVSEMARQLLASMEQEPVAWTTGGFSQNVGCNFGEKEPGEAPSIATVYWDRNVFRHHADCEETSDRWLAEAIKNTGAMPLYAAPQLPQPAPEVTADDCPAFIKYDVTDVAEAWSRGHNQCRSAMLQGAEPVQGWIPCSERMPPRIQDTSIEYLVYETLNNRVSHDYWSVPEGNKSCQAFWNHYSDSVTHWMPLPAAPQQEA; encoded by the coding sequence ATGGCTAAGTTAACCAAAGAGTTTATGCAAGATATTATCTCGGGCAATGGATTCGGAGTGGCACCTTCCGCAGTTTCGGAAATGGCCCGCCAGCTTCTCGCCAGCATGGAGCAGGAGCCGGTGGCGTGGACAACTGGAGGTTTCAGCCAAAACGTTGGATGTAATTTCGGTGAAAAGGAGCCAGGTGAAGCGCCATCTATCGCTACCGTCTACTGGGATCGCAATGTTTTTAGGCATCACGCGGATTGCGAAGAGACATCCGATAGATGGCTTGCTGAGGCAATAAAAAACACTGGAGCTATGCCACTCTACGCAGCACCACAGTTACCGCAGCCAGCACCAGAAGTCACCGCAGATGATTGCCCGGCATTCATCAAGTATGACGTGACGGATGTGGCTGAGGCATGGTCTCGAGGGCATAACCAGTGCCGCTCCGCCATGCTTCAGGGTGCAGAGCCTGTGCAGGGGTGGATTCCGTGCAGTGAGCGGATGCCTCCTAGGATTCAAGATACGTCAATAGAATACCTGGTGTATGAAACACTGAACAATAGAGTTTCTCATGACTACTGGAGTGTTCCAGAAGGCAACAAAAGCTGCCAGGCATTTTGGAATCATTACAGTGATAGTGTTACCCACTGGATGCCGCTGCCAGCAGCGCCGCAGCAGGAGGCATGA
- a CDS encoding XRE family transcriptional regulator, translating into MSEWSNYRWMVRTMAKDNGVTLISIAKHCGVSRVRLNQILQAGPSQEQEELIAEALGCAGCDLAEIHRQMGELSDKYGEPSA; encoded by the coding sequence ATGAGTGAGTGGAGTAATTACCGCTGGATGGTTAGAACCATGGCGAAAGATAACGGCGTAACGCTTATCAGCATCGCCAAGCACTGCGGCGTATCGCGTGTGAGGCTTAACCAAATTTTGCAGGCCGGGCCATCCCAAGAGCAGGAAGAACTCATTGCTGAAGCTCTGGGCTGCGCGGGATGTGACCTTGCGGAAATCCACAGGCAAATGGGTGAGCTGTCAGACAAGTACGGGGAGCCATCAGCATGA
- a CDS encoding bacteriophage antitermination protein Q — MNVQYLQYVREQLIVATADLSGATKGQLVAFAENAMFTATPRSRSRVKVINPANGKLVNPSNPPIPGQQSRAKGSHIPLVQPVEFSTASWRRAVLSLEEHQKAWLLWNYSENVRWENQVAITQWAWGEFRAQLGVKKVAGKTMDRLKALIWLAAQDVKAELAGRETYQKQDLAELCGVKPDNWSHNYADYWNSMCAIFERLDSDALLRAVRTRSQQKAAFSQQGVAKVNKIAYI, encoded by the coding sequence ATGAACGTTCAATATCTGCAGTATGTGCGTGAACAGCTGATCGTTGCGACTGCCGATCTGAGTGGTGCCACTAAAGGCCAGCTGGTCGCCTTTGCTGAAAATGCCATGTTCACTGCCACCCCGCGCAGTCGTTCCCGCGTGAAGGTGATTAACCCGGCTAACGGGAAGCTGGTTAACCCGAGCAATCCGCCAATCCCCGGGCAGCAGTCGCGCGCTAAAGGCTCGCACATCCCGCTCGTCCAACCGGTCGAGTTCTCCACTGCATCGTGGCGCCGGGCGGTCCTGTCGCTCGAAGAACACCAGAAGGCGTGGCTGCTCTGGAACTACAGCGAGAACGTGCGCTGGGAGAACCAGGTGGCGATTACTCAGTGGGCATGGGGTGAGTTCAGGGCGCAGCTGGGCGTGAAGAAGGTGGCTGGCAAGACCATGGACAGGCTGAAGGCGTTAATCTGGCTGGCGGCGCAGGATGTTAAAGCTGAGTTGGCCGGTAGGGAGACTTACCAGAAGCAGGATCTAGCTGAGCTATGCGGAGTGAAGCCGGATAACTGGAGTCATAACTACGCCGACTACTGGAATTCCATGTGCGCCATATTCGAGCGACTTGATAGTGATGCTTTGCTGCGAGCGGTGAGAACACGATCACAACAAAAAGCAGCTTTTTCGCAGCAGGGTGTTGCAAAAGTCAATAAAATAGCATACATTTAG